Proteins from one Ahaetulla prasina isolate Xishuangbanna chromosome 2, ASM2864084v1, whole genome shotgun sequence genomic window:
- the TSPYL2 gene encoding testis-specific Y-encoded-like protein 2 — protein sequence MSEGGEEWGPPSPKQRRLDPACQLQKETEAAQALAEMTAWGGGSFEILNQQEAPGSSAAKSRSLEMAGQQGGRETGPEVGEQSASAGQGSGTRYGRAKGDGEASSDEDQGSAAGGVEPARPKPRNAEAAVGASDDYEDGRETKRKRKDAKERRRAAEAAAEAAAEAAEDECSVISVGEEEEDDDDDDEEEEEEEEEGGKQQPTRKTEQYLEALEAVQLELEAVNQQANRAFAQLKAKFSHMRRPHLERRNIIIQNIPGFWVTAFLNHPQLSAMINDRDEDILSYMTNLQVVDFTHAKSGCKIKFYFSSNPYFQNEVIVKEFQCGSSGRLVSHSTPIRWWRGQDPLAHGQKNFEMSRSFFSWFCDHSFPAGDRIAEIIKEDLWPNPLQYYLMGEGGENGEEDSETENGDDFVVIVDDDGEDEEDGVADVHEIIDEEETGQGEVVEEVLSGQEDDIAGSKSSREEPDGKDSEVEEDG from the exons ATGAGCGAGGGTGGTGAGGAATGGGGCCCCCCATCCCCTAAGCAGCGGCGCTTAGACCCGGCTTGTCAACTGCAGAAGGAGACGGAGGCAGCCCAAGCTCTGGCCGAAATGACGGCTTGGGGCGGCGGGAGCTTTGAAATCCTCAACCAGCAGGAGGCGCCCGGAAGCTCAGCAGCGAAATCAAGGAGCCTGGAAATGGCCGGCCAGCAGGGGGGGCGCGAAACCGGCCCTGAGGTCGGGGAGCAAAGCGCTTCGGCGGGGCAGGGTTCGGGGACTCGGTACGGCCGGGCCAAGGGAGATGGGGAGGCGTCCTCCGACGAGGACCAAGGAAGCGCAGCGGGGGGCGTGGAACCAGCCAGGCCGAAGCCGAGGAACGCGGAAGCCGCCGTCGGGGCGAGCGACGACTATGAGGATGGCCGGGAAaccaagagaaagaggaaagatgcCAAGGAGAGGCGCAGGGCTGCTGAGGCAGCAGCTGAAGCAGCAGCTGAAGCAGCGGAGGACGAGTGCTCCGTCATTTcggtgggggaggaagaggaggacgacgATGAcgacgacgaggaggaggaagaagaggaggaggagggaggaaaacagCAACCCACTCGCAAAACCGAGCAGTACTTGGAAGCCCTGGAGGCTGTGCAGCTGGAACTGGAAGCTGTAAATCAGCAGGCCAACCGTGCCTTTGCCCAGCTCAAAGCAAAGTTCAGTCACATGCGGCGCCCACATCTGGAGCGACGCAACAtcatcatccaaaacatccccggTTTCTGGGTCACGGCT TTTCTCAACCATCCTCAGCTTTCAGCCATGATCAATGACCGGGATGAGGACATTTTGAGCTATATGACTAATCTGCAG GTTGTGGATTTCACCCATGCAAAGTCAGGCTGCAAGATCAAGTTCTACTTCAGCAGCAATCCCTATTTCCAGAATGAGGTCATTGTTAAGGAGTTCCAATGTGGTTCCTCTG GGAGATTAGTTTCTCATTCTACACCAATTCGCTGGTGGCGTGGCCAAGATCCACTAGCTCATGGCCAGAAGAACTTTGAAATGAGCCGCAGCTTCTTCAGTTGGTTCTGTGACCATAGCTTTCCTGCAGGAGATCGCATTGCTGAG ATCATTAAAGAAGACCTGTGGCCCAATCCACTTCAGTACTACCTGATGGGGGAAGGTGGTGAAAATGGTGAAGAAGACAG TGAGACAGAAAATGGTGATGACTTTGTTGTGATTGTGGATGACGATGGCGAAGATGAGGAAGATGGGGTGGCAGATGTCCatgaaatcattgatgaagaagagactgggcaag GTGAAGTGGTGGAAGAGGTATTAAGTGGCCAAGAAGATGATATTGCTGGATCCAAGTCCTCCCGAGAAGAGCCAGATGGGAAGGATTCCGAGGTAGAAGAAGATGGCTAA